The genomic stretch CTTTTCGATATCGATCATCAATAGACTTTACAATCTGTTTGCCTTCTGCCACCATTCCTTCACGAATCAGGAAAGAGGCAAATGCGAGCTCAACACCCGTCCAAGGGGTATTTGCCTGATCCACCCACAGGTCTGTTTCAGCCATTGGAAAGAAATCTTTGTGCTCAGGCCAAGTGCAATTTCTCAGGTAGGTATTGTCGATATACGAATAAGCTAAAACACTTTCCAAGGCAGCATGTATCTTTTCTTTCTCAAACAGGCGTCCCATACCGGCCTCATGCGCCACCCATTGCCCAAAAAGTTGATCAGTCAGACAGCCTTCATCTTTACCATGTTTACCCTGGTAATCATTTGCCAATCGATAATATTTTCCATTCCACAGGTGCTTGTCCATTAACTGAACTCCTTTGTCTGCAATCTTTTTGTATTTCTTGGCATTCTTCTTTTCTCCCATGTCCTGAGCCACTACCGAGGCCATTTCCATTGCGGTAATCCATTGTGTAGTAATGTAGGAGGCCAACCCGTACATTGGGAAGTTATCATAACTACACATAATACCTTCCATGTCGGGCATCTGATCACCATCAAGGTCTTTTTCATTCAAGACATAATCAATCGCTTTTTTGACCGCCGGCCACATCTCCTCGATATAGGCTTTATCATTGGTAAACAAATAATCGCGAAGCACCAACTGAATAAAATTAGGCGCAAGGTCTACTCGCTCATATACTCCGAAAGTACCATTCTGATTCAACCCTAAATCGGCCCCTAAACCATGGTTAATCTCCCCTTCGGTGGTTTGCGCATGGGCATGGCAGCGCATCATGTTCTTTTGCAACTCAGGGAAAAGGGCGATAATGGAAGCTGATCCATATAAGGATACATCGCTTGTGGCAAAAGGCCCCCACGCCTGATTACTGGTCAATCCTTCACGAATGGCGAAACGTCCTTGTTTATCAAGCTGAGATGAAGTGATAAAGGTATTGAGTTGTGAGTTCACCTGATCGAGCAGGTACTGCTCTACATCGGACCTGTACATGTTATCAACAAAGGCTTTGGAACGTGCTTTCAGATGTTCCACATTATTCACAAAATAGTCAGCCACCTCATCATAATTGGCAAAATAGTTCTCATAGTAGTGCCCCACACGCGATGTTTTTCTGATAGGAAGCTGATATCCCTTGGGGTCGGTGATCAAACCATCCCGATTTTTTTCTTTTTTCCCTGATACCCAGCCCATCGCATTTGGGAAATACCAGTTCATAAAAAAGTGAGCTTTCATCTGTTGAGTACCCTCCAATCGTTGGGATATCGCAATACTGCTTTTAAACATTTGGTTATTATCGAGCCCTCCGGTCCATGCGATTTTCTCGCCATCGGTATTGGTTTTATTTCGGTTTTTGCTGTCATCGATATTCCCTAAATCTTTGTGTGTCAGCAAGCGCTCCATGAACGGGTGGCGATGTGCCCAGCCC from Persicobacter psychrovividus encodes the following:
- a CDS encoding GH116 family glycosyl hydrolase codes for the protein MKSMHFFNKYIAIGLCALIGYSQDSVAQKSPIVEKHSVQNQVKSGLTLGGIGAGGVEIRKDGQFYNWSILNNYPNGSAPILQFPSRPNSGEENAYMFFMVRYQIEGQQPKIKVLQLNNDIAYGGLLNEAPIYYFPWMSSVDNITYSARFPFADLTFSDEDMPFEVILESFSPFIPHDVKNSSLPAIDFNFKITSKIDQPVDVSIIATQRNLVAYDEVHKYFTASIVEKEGVKYFKQSVGNVSKQHDTYGQMGLGAIGGEEVSYYLGWAHRHPFMERLLTHKDLGNIDDSKNRNKTNTDGEKIAWTGGLDNNQMFKSSIAISQRLEGTQQMKAHFFMNWYFPNAMGWVSGKKEKNRDGLITDPKGYQLPIRKTSRVGHYYENYFANYDEVADYFVNNVEHLKARSKAFVDNMYRSDVEQYLLDQVNSQLNTFITSSQLDKQGRFAIREGLTSNQAWGPFATSDVSLYGSASIIALFPELQKNMMRCHAHAQTTEGEINHGLGADLGLNQNGTFGVYERVDLAPNFIQLVLRDYLFTNDKAYIEEMWPAVKKAIDYVLNEKDLDGDQMPDMEGIMCSYDNFPMYGLASYITTQWITAMEMASVVAQDMGEKKNAKKYKKIADKGVQLMDKHLWNGKYYRLANDYQGKHGKDEGCLTDQLFGQWVAHEAGMGRLFEKEKIHAALESVLAYSYIDNTYLRNCTWPEHKDFFPMAETDLWVDQANTPWTGVELAFASFLIREGMVAEGKQIVKSIDDRYRKAGLYWDHQEFGGHYYRPMSAWSVLNALAGYNLVKDQYSFAPKNESNSFQLFFSANHGTGTFLRDHQTVNIVANTGHLRVAALCLPQEYWDKKSNLISINDGAVKVKQWEQKDGMKTAIFEQAVVLNKGESLMINPVAMTLK